The proteins below are encoded in one region of Stieleria sp. JC731:
- a CDS encoding TonB-dependent receptor plug domain-containing protein, which yields MFHFRSSVFGIAAALAVCCANQAAQAEDNNDASAEPEFRFLAIAEALANDEVLPVQFEELNPFAPALSESVNEQAIQPIDVGGEANFADPSLPDNFGFADWSLISKAGFDSNTSSLVDSASFVEQLEDVQGTSEIALTESPAVEIVPAGTFNLTQTPDIGETLVESAATQTVKARRRSSLGFDPKIRGYYNGQVYTSQDGSYLFPARSDLDGVFSKIDPFLIGNVQVYSGPYTVRYGSGFAFLNIDTIATPRYECGSEHHLRLGTNLRTNGGQTYNSATFFGGGENMGYYANLGYRKGSDYAAGDGLLVPSSYDAFNLFSGIGFDLDDQTRSEFRYTHVTESGTEYAGQFFDVDALNSDGITNSVIHRNKRTGFSYRVDSWISNTEFNGDTAAASKRRSDFPVLQRVDEALTNVQRSQQTGPGPLLFPPDPTRPFFGTVDGELLSAGVRAGMTQEIDRDRTIGFGADVRYVKQQVEEFYDLNGFRDISGNPLGTITTGLPKSEFVEPGFYTEYSFSMIDFIESATGFRVAFAHTQADPDDVNAVSNFRDPALPPALGPINEDLDVSDVLLSYFLTNDIDLAPSWSLRVGGGYAERLPTLEQRYSDGLFLAIIQSGFSRLIGDPSLSKERNWQADIRLDWDYEYVRGRIGGFHSWIVDYVTYNANLINDPQGSRLLRAVNTEYATLTGFEYYGEADLVDGVQLFSSLNYLDGRDREIDQPLAGIFPLEGRLGIRLTDDSRQDRWGLEWGLRMVDNQDRLGTLSSSPGAGQTRSDVAVVTLETPTPGFTTSYLRGYLRPRSNVNVTFGAENLFDNNYYEHLNLRIPPQGSFGNTVVLSPGLTPYFGVEVDY from the coding sequence ATGTTCCACTTCAGGTCATCGGTCTTCGGGATCGCCGCTGCGTTGGCTGTTTGCTGCGCCAATCAAGCAGCGCAAGCTGAGGATAACAACGACGCATCAGCAGAACCGGAATTTCGGTTCTTGGCGATCGCTGAAGCACTTGCGAACGACGAAGTGTTGCCGGTTCAGTTCGAAGAACTAAATCCCTTCGCCCCTGCGCTCTCCGAATCGGTCAATGAACAGGCCATTCAGCCAATCGATGTCGGTGGAGAGGCTAACTTTGCAGATCCGAGCTTGCCAGATAACTTTGGTTTTGCCGACTGGAGCCTGATTAGCAAGGCGGGGTTCGATAGTAACACATCATCTCTTGTCGATTCGGCTAGCTTTGTCGAACAGCTCGAAGATGTTCAGGGTACAAGCGAGATCGCATTGACCGAATCGCCGGCAGTTGAAATCGTTCCCGCTGGGACTTTCAATTTGACCCAAACGCCCGACATCGGTGAAACACTGGTGGAGTCGGCCGCGACTCAGACGGTCAAAGCGAGACGACGAAGTTCTTTGGGTTTTGACCCGAAGATCCGCGGCTACTACAACGGCCAGGTTTATACCAGCCAAGATGGATCGTATCTGTTTCCTGCTCGAAGTGACTTGGACGGCGTCTTTTCAAAAATCGATCCGTTCCTGATCGGTAACGTTCAGGTCTATAGCGGTCCATACACTGTGCGGTACGGCAGTGGATTCGCCTTCTTGAACATCGATACCATCGCCACACCTCGGTACGAATGTGGATCAGAACACCATTTGCGTCTAGGCACCAACCTGCGAACCAACGGTGGCCAAACATACAATTCGGCGACGTTCTTTGGCGGCGGCGAAAATATGGGTTACTACGCAAACCTCGGGTACCGAAAAGGTAGCGACTATGCGGCTGGAGATGGCCTTCTAGTGCCGTCCAGCTATGACGCGTTCAACTTGTTTTCAGGGATCGGCTTTGACCTCGACGATCAAACGCGTAGTGAGTTCCGCTACACGCACGTCACCGAATCGGGAACCGAATACGCGGGCCAATTCTTTGACGTTGACGCACTAAATAGCGACGGAATCACCAACAGCGTAATTCATCGCAATAAGCGAACGGGGTTTTCCTATCGCGTTGACTCGTGGATTAGCAACACTGAATTCAACGGCGACACCGCAGCGGCAAGTAAACGCCGAAGTGATTTTCCTGTCTTGCAGCGTGTTGACGAAGCACTGACAAACGTGCAACGCAGTCAGCAGACCGGACCGGGGCCACTGCTGTTTCCACCCGATCCCACGCGACCATTCTTCGGAACCGTCGATGGTGAATTGCTAAGTGCCGGTGTCCGCGCCGGGATGACGCAGGAAATTGACCGGGATCGAACGATCGGATTCGGTGCGGATGTTCGCTACGTCAAACAGCAAGTCGAAGAGTTCTACGACCTAAACGGATTTCGGGACATCTCAGGGAACCCGCTGGGGACGATCACGACAGGTTTGCCAAAATCGGAATTTGTTGAGCCAGGTTTCTACACCGAGTATTCGTTCTCGATGATCGACTTCATCGAATCGGCGACCGGGTTTCGCGTCGCGTTCGCACATACCCAGGCCGACCCTGACGATGTCAACGCGGTCTCGAATTTCCGCGATCCGGCACTTCCACCAGCTTTGGGACCAATCAACGAAGACTTGGATGTCTCGGATGTCTTGCTTTCCTACTTCCTCACCAACGATATCGATCTCGCACCGTCCTGGTCTTTGCGTGTCGGTGGCGGGTACGCAGAGCGATTGCCAACGCTGGAACAGCGATATAGCGATGGGCTATTCCTGGCTATCATTCAAAGCGGATTTAGCCGGTTGATCGGTGATCCATCGCTTAGCAAAGAACGTAACTGGCAAGCCGACATTCGGCTCGACTGGGATTACGAATACGTGCGTGGACGCATCGGCGGATTTCATAGTTGGATCGTGGATTACGTGACCTACAACGCGAACTTGATCAACGATCCGCAAGGGTCTCGATTGCTTCGCGCGGTCAATACTGAGTATGCGACATTGACCGGGTTTGAATACTACGGCGAAGCCGACTTGGTTGATGGGGTCCAGTTGTTTTCAAGCTTGAACTATCTCGATGGCCGCGACCGTGAAATCGATCAGCCGCTTGCGGGCATCTTTCCGCTGGAAGGTCGTTTAGGGATTCGCTTGACTGATGATAGCCGCCAAGACCGCTGGGGTCTGGAATGGGGGCTTCGAATGGTGGACAACCAAGACCGCTTGGGAACGCTCAGTTCGTCGCCCGGTGCTGGTCAAACACGATCCGATGTCGCAGTCGTGACGCTGGAAACCCCAACCCCCGGTTTTAC